One stretch of Hydrogenovibrio kuenenii DSM 12350 DNA includes these proteins:
- a CDS encoding RidA family protein: MKEVIATDKAPQAIGTYSQAVRTGSTVYLSGQIALIPETMELKEGDISERIHQVFKNLTAVCEAAGGSLQDIVKLNIFLTDLSHFATVNEIMAQYFEQPYPARAAVGVKELPKGTDVEMDGVMYLSAY; this comes from the coding sequence ATGAAAGAAGTTATTGCAACTGATAAAGCCCCTCAAGCCATTGGCACTTACTCTCAAGCCGTTCGTACCGGCTCTACTGTTTACCTTTCTGGTCAAATCGCATTGATTCCAGAAACAATGGAACTTAAAGAAGGCGATATTTCTGAACGAATTCATCAAGTGTTCAAAAACTTAACTGCTGTTTGCGAAGCTGCTGGCGGCTCCCTGCAGGACATCGTTAAACTCAATATATTTTTAACAGACTTAAGTCACTTTGCAACCGTTAACGAAATTATGGCGCAATACTTTGAACAACCCTATCCTGCACGTGCTGCCGTTGGTGTTAAAGAGCTGCCAAAAGGTACAGATGTAGAAATGGATGGCGTCATGTACCTTAGCGCTTACTAA
- a CDS encoding TraB/GumN family protein — protein MSKDNHAIYLGGAVHLLAKSDYPLPKAYEYAYQHSKALVFEVDLRQIQTPSFQQHFLMQMRYPYGETLQQHLSPEVYQKLVIQLKKYGVDFHKINNYRASLMSMNLTLLELKKLGLAGTGVDKYYLEKAVKQHKPILALETPKQHLLFMSSMGEGHENAMILHTLEENTHLAQVMNTMKNFWRTGNVSGFDQVVLRPFETKFPSIYQSIIVKRNQNWLPKIENMIHTPPTKFILVGSLHLVGKDGLLAQLKHKGYQIQQLSFKKNTSD, from the coding sequence GTGTCTAAAGACAATCATGCCATTTATTTAGGTGGCGCCGTACACTTACTAGCGAAGTCGGATTATCCTCTTCCGAAAGCTTATGAATATGCCTATCAACACTCAAAAGCACTGGTATTTGAAGTCGATTTACGTCAAATCCAAACCCCTAGCTTTCAACAACATTTTTTAATGCAAATGCGCTACCCCTATGGCGAAACACTTCAACAGCACCTTTCGCCAGAGGTTTACCAAAAACTGGTCATTCAACTAAAAAAATATGGTGTCGACTTTCATAAAATAAATAATTATCGCGCCAGCTTAATGTCGATGAACTTAACCTTGCTAGAGCTTAAAAAACTTGGGCTAGCAGGCACAGGTGTTGATAAATATTATCTTGAAAAAGCCGTTAAACAACACAAACCCATTCTCGCGCTAGAAACCCCTAAGCAACATTTACTATTTATGAGCTCTATGGGTGAAGGGCATGAAAATGCCATGATTCTACATACGCTTGAAGAAAACACTCATCTTGCACAAGTCATGAATACTATGAAAAATTTTTGGCGAACGGGAAATGTTAGCGGTTTTGATCAAGTTGTACTCAGACCTTTTGAGACAAAGTTTCCATCAATTTATCAATCCATTATTGTTAAACGAAATCAAAACTGGCTCCCAAAAATCGAAAACATGATTCATACGCCCCCAACTAAATTCATTTTAGTCGGCAGCTTACACCTTGTTGGAAAAGATGGTCTGTTAGCGCAGCTAAAACACAAAGGCTACCAAATACAGCAACTCTCGTTCAAAAAGAACACTTCCGATTGA
- the aroB gene encoding 3-dehydroquinate synthase, whose protein sequence is MKTLHVDLGERSYPIFIGQSLISNPELISPYVQGNQVLIVTNTTVAPLYLEQVEQTFADYEVRVAVLPDGEEYKNLEILNKIFDVAIANRFDRKCTFVALGGGVIGDMTGFAAASYQRGVNFIQIPTTLLSQVDSSVGGKTGVNHPFGKNMIGAFHQPECVVIDTDVLSTLEDRELSAGLAEVIKYGLITDYPFFEWLEQHMDDLIGRDSAALTEAIERSCQNKAKIVALDEKESGMRALFNLGHTFGHAIEAGMGYGKWLHGEGVSAGSMQAVYLSKLMGNLTQSDLDRIEAIFKHANLPTLPPSVEEMSNQRFLDLMAGDKKVHAGKIRLVLLKEIGQAYVTGDYSQTLLEQTLTEWR, encoded by the coding sequence TTGAAAACATTACATGTCGATTTAGGAGAAAGAAGCTACCCGATTTTTATCGGTCAAAGTCTGATTAGCAATCCTGAGTTGATTAGTCCCTATGTACAGGGTAATCAAGTATTGATTGTGACTAACACGACTGTTGCGCCATTGTATTTAGAGCAAGTCGAACAAACTTTTGCAGATTATGAAGTGCGCGTTGCGGTGTTACCGGATGGTGAAGAGTACAAAAATCTTGAAATCCTTAACAAAATTTTTGATGTTGCTATTGCTAATCGATTTGATCGAAAGTGTACCTTTGTTGCCTTAGGTGGTGGTGTTATCGGTGACATGACGGGGTTTGCGGCTGCATCTTATCAACGAGGCGTGAACTTTATTCAGATTCCAACCACGCTGTTGTCTCAGGTGGATTCTTCTGTTGGTGGTAAAACCGGGGTTAATCATCCTTTTGGTAAAAATATGATTGGTGCCTTTCATCAACCAGAATGTGTTGTGATTGATACGGATGTCCTGAGCACTCTTGAAGATAGAGAATTATCGGCAGGTTTGGCGGAAGTCATTAAGTACGGTTTAATTACGGATTATCCTTTCTTTGAGTGGCTTGAACAGCATATGGATGATTTGATTGGTCGTGACTCAGCAGCATTAACAGAAGCGATTGAGCGCTCATGTCAAAACAAAGCAAAAATCGTTGCGCTAGATGAAAAAGAGTCTGGTATGCGTGCTTTGTTTAATCTAGGTCATACCTTTGGGCATGCTATTGAAGCAGGGATGGGGTATGGCAAATGGTTGCATGGTGAAGGCGTTAGCGCTGGGTCGATGCAAGCGGTTTATCTCTCGAAGTTAATGGGCAACCTGACACAAAGTGATCTAGATAGAATTGAAGCGATTTTTAAACACGCCAACTTACCGACCTTGCCGCCAAGTGTTGAAGAAATGTCTAATCAACGTTTTCTAGACCTAATGGCGGGTGATAAGAAGGTTCATGCAGGTAAGATTCGGTTGGTTTTGCTAAAAGAAATTGGTCAGGCTTATGTGACTGGCGATTATTCGCAAACCTTGCTTGAACAAACACTCACGGAATGGCGCTGA
- a CDS encoding iron-containing alcohol dehydrogenase family protein has product MKHRNFKTVPRIIFGRGAFDQLDEVLAEERQSEKDCVVFLVDEVHKDKPLAQRIPKHDQDMIIWLDVTDEPKTTYVDALTEQVQTYCSEHNNGKEPVSVIGIGGGSSMDIAKAVALLLTNPGGAAIYQGWDLIKNPAVHHVGIPTISGTGAEASRTTVLTGPEKKLGMNSDYTVFDQIILDPDLVAGVPKNQWFYTGMDCYIHNVEALNGTYINEFARAFGEQSTELCHQVFLEDHPESEEKLMMASYMGGQSIAYSQVGACHALSYGLSYVLGFHHGIGNCIAFNVLDDFYPEGVATFRKMMEKHNIDLPTGVCANLTDAQMDKMIQVCSGMAPLWDNVYGPSWKEKVTPELLRGLYEKM; this is encoded by the coding sequence ATGAAACATCGCAATTTTAAAACTGTTCCCAGAATTATTTTCGGTCGCGGCGCCTTTGACCAATTAGATGAAGTCTTGGCAGAAGAGCGTCAATCCGAAAAAGATTGTGTGGTTTTCTTAGTTGATGAAGTCCATAAGGATAAGCCTTTAGCTCAGCGTATCCCGAAACATGATCAGGATATGATTATCTGGCTGGATGTTACCGACGAGCCAAAAACTACTTATGTTGATGCCCTGACAGAACAGGTTCAAACTTACTGCAGTGAACACAACAATGGTAAAGAACCTGTTAGTGTTATCGGTATCGGTGGTGGTTCCTCTATGGATATCGCTAAAGCCGTTGCATTATTGTTGACCAACCCTGGTGGGGCTGCAATTTATCAAGGTTGGGATTTGATTAAAAACCCTGCTGTTCATCATGTTGGTATTCCAACTATTTCAGGAACAGGAGCCGAAGCTTCACGCACCACGGTATTGACTGGCCCTGAAAAGAAACTTGGGATGAACTCCGATTACACGGTCTTTGACCAAATTATCCTAGACCCTGATTTGGTCGCTGGCGTACCGAAAAACCAATGGTTCTATACCGGAATGGACTGCTATATCCACAATGTGGAAGCACTAAACGGTACTTATATCAATGAATTTGCTCGTGCATTTGGCGAACAGTCAACGGAACTCTGTCACCAAGTTTTCCTTGAGGATCACCCAGAATCAGAGGAAAAATTGATGATGGCTTCCTACATGGGCGGACAATCCATCGCTTATAGCCAAGTTGGGGCTTGCCATGCGCTTTCGTACGGTTTGTCTTACGTGCTTGGCTTTCATCACGGTATTGGAAACTGCATTGCCTTTAACGTACTAGATGACTTCTATCCTGAAGGAGTGGCAACTTTCCGTAAAATGATGGAAAAACACAACATTGACCTACCAACGGGCGTTTGCGCGAACCTAACCGATGCTCAAATGGATAAAATGATACAAGTTTGTTCAGGCATGGCACCGCTTTGGGACAACGTTTATGGACCTAGTTGGAAAGAAAAAGTTACGCCTGAACTGCTTCGCGGTCTATACGAAAAAATGTAA
- a CDS encoding RelA/SpoT family protein: MPTPTSIDGLLEKASLYLSKKQVKQIQAAFEFGAQAHEGQTRKSGGEYIWHPIAVAEILADIQLDCESLIAAILHDVVEDTPFTKDDIEERFGHNVAEIVDGVTKLGKLEFDNPQEAQAENFRKMILAMSRDIRVILIKLADRLHNMRTLGVMRPEKQRRIARETLEIFAPIAARLGINAFRIELEDLGFKAMHPNRYSVLERAVKKARGNRNEAVNQISEAINNRLIDDKIPAQVVGREKHLYSLYKKMKYKNLSFDEILDIFAFRVVVNSVDECYRVLGSVHSLYKPFPGRFKDYIAIPKSNGYQSLHTVLFGPFGAYIEVQIRTKEMHEVSEHGIAAHWIYKGDQTEEERANQGKMNAVEIRAQEWVKNLLEIQQSAGNSLDFLENVKIDLFPNVIYVFTPKGEIITLPAGATAVDFAYAVHTSVGHSTVGCRVDKKLVPLRTRLESGQTVEILRSQEQQPNPAWLHFVTTAKARSQIRHFLKTQQIESAASLGKRLLTKAIRSFNMSYQGLTEEIQLRVVEELKLNNWDHLLEEIGLGQRLANLVAKQIHDLLLGTEDSIFHYQGATDPAMPLVISGTEGMVVNYANCCHPIPGDDILGFISAEKGLVIHRQECPNVKNFKNHPEKWLDVHWEENITQTFNVELQIEVLNGRGALATVASKIAEMKTDIDRVRSEDKDETYSLMNIVIRVRTRKHLADIIRKLKRLPIVEKIHRI; encoded by the coding sequence ATGCCAACTCCGACCAGTATCGATGGTTTATTAGAAAAGGCTTCGCTTTACCTTAGCAAAAAGCAAGTAAAGCAAATTCAAGCTGCCTTTGAATTTGGCGCTCAAGCACACGAAGGGCAAACCCGAAAATCAGGCGGGGAATATATTTGGCATCCTATTGCGGTTGCAGAAATCCTCGCCGACATCCAACTCGATTGCGAAAGTCTTATCGCTGCGATTCTGCATGATGTTGTAGAAGACACCCCTTTCACCAAAGATGATATAGAAGAACGTTTCGGACATAATGTCGCCGAAATAGTTGATGGTGTCACCAAACTTGGTAAGCTTGAGTTCGACAACCCTCAAGAAGCACAAGCTGAAAACTTCCGTAAAATGATTCTTGCCATGTCGCGAGATATACGCGTCATCCTCATTAAATTGGCAGACCGTCTCCACAATATGAGAACGCTCGGCGTTATGCGCCCAGAAAAGCAACGACGCATAGCAAGAGAAACCTTAGAAATTTTTGCACCAATCGCTGCACGCTTAGGGATTAACGCCTTTCGTATTGAATTGGAAGACCTAGGCTTCAAAGCCATGCATCCAAATCGCTATTCGGTTCTGGAACGAGCGGTTAAGAAAGCACGTGGAAATCGAAACGAAGCGGTTAACCAAATCAGTGAGGCCATTAACAATCGCCTGATTGACGACAAGATTCCGGCTCAGGTTGTTGGGCGGGAAAAACATTTATACAGTCTGTATAAGAAAATGAAATATAAAAATCTCAGTTTTGACGAGATTCTGGATATTTTTGCCTTCCGCGTTGTCGTTAATAGCGTTGATGAATGTTATCGCGTACTAGGCAGCGTTCACTCTTTGTACAAGCCTTTTCCTGGACGATTTAAAGACTATATTGCCATTCCGAAATCCAATGGTTATCAGTCTTTACATACCGTACTGTTTGGACCTTTTGGTGCCTATATTGAAGTGCAGATTCGTACCAAGGAAATGCATGAAGTATCGGAACATGGTATTGCCGCTCACTGGATCTATAAAGGTGATCAAACAGAAGAAGAACGTGCAAATCAAGGCAAAATGAACGCGGTAGAAATACGTGCACAAGAATGGGTAAAAAACCTGCTGGAAATTCAGCAAAGCGCAGGTAATTCACTCGACTTCTTGGAAAACGTTAAGATCGATCTTTTCCCCAACGTTATCTATGTTTTTACGCCAAAAGGGGAAATTATTACTCTTCCTGCAGGTGCGACGGCTGTTGATTTTGCTTATGCAGTTCATACCAGTGTTGGACACTCTACCGTTGGTTGCCGAGTCGATAAAAAACTTGTTCCCCTTAGAACACGTTTAGAAAGCGGTCAAACCGTTGAAATCCTACGAAGCCAAGAGCAACAGCCTAACCCTGCCTGGCTACATTTTGTTACGACAGCAAAAGCACGTTCACAAATTCGTCACTTCTTGAAAACACAACAAATCGAGTCCGCAGCAAGCTTAGGCAAACGCTTATTAACAAAAGCAATTCGCAGTTTTAATATGTCTTACCAGGGCCTTACCGAAGAAATACAGCTAAGAGTTGTGGAGGAACTTAAACTCAATAACTGGGATCACTTACTGGAAGAAATCGGGCTTGGCCAGCGTCTAGCAAATCTAGTCGCTAAACAAATTCATGATTTATTACTGGGTACAGAAGACTCCATTTTCCACTACCAAGGCGCTACTGATCCAGCGATGCCGCTTGTTATTTCCGGAACAGAAGGTATGGTCGTTAACTATGCCAATTGCTGTCACCCAATTCCTGGTGACGATATTTTAGGTTTTATCAGTGCGGAAAAAGGTTTGGTCATCCACCGTCAAGAGTGTCCCAACGTTAAGAACTTCAAAAACCATCCCGAAAAATGGCTCGACGTTCATTGGGAAGAAAACATTACCCAAACCTTTAACGTTGAATTGCAAATCGAAGTCTTAAATGGTCGTGGAGCGCTTGCCACTGTCGCCAGCAAAATCGCTGAAATGAAAACCGATATTGACCGCGTTCGCTCAGAAGACAAAGATGAAACCTATAGCTTGATGAATATTGTTATTCGCGTTCGCACACGCAAACATTTGGCTGATATCATACGTAAGCTTAAACGCCTGCCAATTGTTGAAAAAATTCATCGAATCTAA
- the gmk gene encoding guanylate kinase yields MTGSLYIISAPSGAGKSSLVSKLLERDQHIQVSVSTTTRQARPGEEDGVNYFFVTVDAFKQKIEQNDFLEYAEVFDNFYGTSKSIVESKLSEGKDVILEIDWQGARQVKSLFPNAISIFILPPSLSELNKRLKGRGTDSEEVITSRMSKAVSEMSHFDEFDYVVINNHFETALMELHSIFLANRLRRHIQRQKHQNMINELLESSTPK; encoded by the coding sequence ATGACTGGTTCGCTTTACATCATCTCAGCACCATCAGGTGCAGGCAAGTCCTCTCTTGTCAGTAAATTACTAGAACGCGACCAGCACATTCAGGTTTCAGTTTCGACCACAACCCGACAAGCTCGCCCAGGTGAAGAAGATGGGGTGAATTACTTTTTCGTCACGGTTGATGCATTCAAACAAAAAATCGAGCAAAACGACTTTCTGGAATATGCAGAAGTTTTCGACAATTTTTACGGCACCTCCAAATCAATTGTCGAATCGAAACTATCTGAAGGTAAAGACGTTATCTTAGAAATCGACTGGCAAGGTGCTCGCCAAGTAAAATCTCTTTTCCCGAATGCAATTAGCATTTTCATCTTACCGCCAAGTTTATCGGAGCTGAATAAACGTTTAAAAGGAAGAGGAACAGATAGCGAAGAGGTTATCACTTCTCGCATGTCGAAAGCCGTGAGTGAAATGTCGCATTTTGATGAATTTGACTATGTGGTCATTAACAACCACTTTGAAACAGCATTAATGGAATTACACAGTATCTTTTTGGCTAACCGTCTTCGACGCCATATCCAACGCCAAAAACACCAAAACATGATTAACGAATTGCTTGAATCGAGCACCCCCAAATAA
- a CDS encoding 3-deoxy-D-manno-octulosonic acid transferase, with protein sequence MLTYQLLIHLLSPLVFFITVLEAIKKQGGLAFILERLGLKYPEGSLPNLSPIWIHCASVGEVKAAEPLIHKLLLNHSLLITTNTPTGHALIERLFNEKVLLAYCPVDYPYAIHRFLNHYYPSKLWVMETEIWPNLYREAHKKGIEISILNARLSRKTLNSPAWLKQAYQQTLALVSHLLVRNEQEASHFRQLNANNNTIQVLGNLKYAAIATPVATDRPIERPYILLASSHDNEETEVTQRWLSFHRAELLVIVPRHPKRADEIVKNLPLSRDQIRVYSKNEMIDSDTLVYIDDQIGALDPLFCHAKVVIMGGAFVPKGGHNVLEPAACGATILTGPDMSDFEEETQLLKSHQGLIQCSDYDSLFQELNSLIDAPGLLNKMGENAKQALQNKMHILEDYLTILLPEHKQ encoded by the coding sequence ATGCTGACTTACCAATTGCTCATTCACCTCCTCAGCCCGTTGGTTTTCTTTATTACTGTGCTGGAAGCTATTAAAAAACAGGGGGGGTTAGCTTTTATCCTAGAAAGGCTAGGACTAAAGTACCCTGAAGGCTCTTTACCAAACCTATCTCCAATCTGGATTCATTGCGCTTCTGTCGGCGAGGTCAAAGCAGCAGAACCCCTCATCCATAAGCTACTATTGAACCATTCTCTTTTAATCACCACCAATACACCAACAGGCCATGCATTAATCGAAAGACTATTTAATGAAAAGGTACTTCTCGCCTATTGCCCGGTAGATTATCCTTATGCCATTCACCGCTTTCTCAATCACTATTACCCATCAAAGCTTTGGGTCATGGAAACGGAAATCTGGCCAAACCTATACCGAGAAGCTCATAAAAAAGGGATTGAAATTAGTATTTTAAATGCCCGACTATCGAGAAAAACACTCAATAGTCCAGCTTGGTTGAAACAAGCTTACCAGCAAACACTGGCGCTGGTTTCACACTTACTGGTTAGAAACGAACAAGAAGCTTCACATTTTCGACAACTCAATGCCAACAACAATACCATTCAAGTTTTAGGCAACTTAAAATATGCGGCTATTGCAACACCTGTGGCAACGGACCGCCCGATTGAACGCCCTTATATCCTATTAGCATCCAGTCATGACAATGAAGAAACCGAGGTCACTCAGCGCTGGCTATCCTTTCATAGAGCAGAACTTCTGGTCATCGTACCAAGGCACCCGAAACGGGCAGATGAAATCGTAAAAAACTTACCTCTCTCGCGTGATCAGATTCGAGTTTATAGCAAAAATGAAATGATTGATTCAGACACATTGGTTTATATCGATGATCAAATTGGCGCGTTGGATCCTCTTTTTTGCCATGCAAAAGTTGTGATTATGGGGGGCGCTTTTGTTCCTAAAGGCGGGCACAATGTTTTGGAACCAGCTGCCTGCGGCGCTACCATTCTAACTGGGCCAGATATGTCGGATTTTGAAGAAGAAACGCAATTGCTTAAAAGTCATCAAGGGCTAATACAGTGTTCAGATTATGACAGCTTGTTTCAGGAACTTAATTCTTTGATTGACGCACCCGGTTTACTAAACAAAATGGGTGAAAATGCTAAACAGGCATTACAAAATAAAATGCACATATTAGAAGACTACTTAACGATTCTATTACCTGAACATAAGCAATAA
- a CDS encoding DegT/DnrJ/EryC1/StrS family aminotransferase, with the protein MPGFEIFDDTEKQQVQEVMEKGFTFRYNFDGMRNDVWKARELEGMICDTLKVKHTHLVSSGTAALSTALTASGIGAGDKVIVPPFTFVASVEAIVLAGAVPIFSEIDKTLTLSPEGILETLKKHQDIKAINFVHMCGSMGKMDEIKAICDQHNIVLLEDACQATGATYKGQALGTIGHVGTLSFDSVKTISCGEGGAVLTNDTTIYDFAHQYSDHGHDHIGMDRGAESHPIMGANYRISEMNAAVGVAQWKKLDRILDTQRRNKKALKDALANYSEVSFRVIPDEAGDNAGFLSIILPTEERTQEVVKALGEQGVAGVFYWYANNWHYLKNWHHIHQMKGAAKLPIDLIADRPDYTQISTPKSDDIMSRTLSMLINLSWSEEQINERIAAFAKVFR; encoded by the coding sequence ATGCCTGGTTTTGAAATTTTTGACGATACCGAAAAACAACAAGTACAAGAAGTAATGGAGAAGGGCTTCACCTTCCGCTATAACTTTGATGGTATGCGAAATGATGTTTGGAAGGCTCGCGAACTCGAAGGCATGATTTGCGACACCTTAAAAGTCAAACACACTCATTTGGTTTCCAGTGGAACCGCTGCACTGTCAACAGCGCTTACAGCAAGTGGCATTGGTGCTGGTGATAAAGTTATCGTACCGCCTTTTACTTTTGTCGCTTCTGTCGAAGCTATCGTACTTGCTGGTGCAGTTCCTATTTTTTCAGAGATTGATAAAACCCTAACCCTTTCTCCTGAAGGTATTTTAGAAACCCTAAAAAAACACCAAGACATTAAAGCCATCAATTTTGTTCATATGTGTGGTTCCATGGGGAAAATGGATGAGATAAAGGCAATCTGCGACCAACATAACATTGTTCTTCTGGAAGATGCTTGTCAGGCAACTGGTGCAACCTATAAGGGACAAGCGCTTGGCACGATTGGTCATGTCGGCACCCTATCTTTTGACTCGGTCAAAACCATCTCCTGTGGAGAAGGCGGGGCGGTACTCACCAACGACACGACCATCTATGATTTTGCACATCAATACTCAGATCATGGTCACGATCACATTGGTATGGATCGCGGTGCAGAAAGCCATCCAATTATGGGAGCTAACTACCGTATCTCAGAAATGAACGCCGCGGTAGGTGTCGCGCAGTGGAAAAAACTTGATCGAATCTTAGACACGCAGCGCCGCAATAAAAAAGCGCTCAAAGATGCCTTAGCCAATTACTCAGAAGTTTCTTTCCGAGTCATTCCAGATGAAGCGGGTGATAATGCAGGATTCTTAAGCATCATACTACCGACTGAGGAACGCACACAAGAAGTGGTAAAAGCACTTGGCGAACAAGGTGTTGCAGGTGTCTTCTATTGGTATGCCAACAATTGGCACTATTTGAAAAACTGGCACCACATCCACCAGATGAAAGGAGCCGCTAAACTGCCTATTGACTTAATTGCTGATCGCCCGGACTATACGCAAATTAGCACCCCCAAGTCGGATGATATTATGAGCCGCACGCTATCCATGTTAATTAATTTATCTTGGTCAGAAGAACAAATTAATGAACGCATTGCGGCATTTGCCAAAGTTTTCCGCTAA
- a CDS encoding SpoIIAA family protein: MTTDIHGLSIGIERIDNQFFMTLTAKGKLTHEDYQLITPMLENAIEGVQQPEINLFVDATELKGWELHAAWDDFKLGIKHGKSFEKIAIYGHKQWQEWAAKTGSWFIGGEAKFFEDKDEALQWLNQGT; encoded by the coding sequence ATGACAACAGATATTCACGGTCTTTCCATCGGCATTGAACGAATCGACAACCAATTTTTCATGACACTAACGGCCAAAGGCAAGCTCACGCATGAAGACTATCAATTGATTACGCCCATGCTTGAAAACGCGATTGAAGGTGTGCAACAACCTGAAATAAATCTATTTGTTGATGCTACCGAATTAAAAGGCTGGGAACTCCACGCTGCCTGGGATGATTTCAAATTAGGCATAAAACACGGTAAATCTTTTGAAAAAATTGCTATTTACGGTCATAAACAATGGCAAGAATGGGCTGCCAAAACAGGTTCTTGGTTTATTGGCGGAGAAGCCAAATTTTTTGAAGACAAAGATGAAGCGTTACAGTGGCTAAATCAAGGAACATAA
- the kdsB gene encoding 3-deoxy-manno-octulosonate cytidylyltransferase: MKTYVFIPARYGSSRLPGKPLKLINGKPMIQHVFERTSKAKGIEAVYVATDDDRIKDAVEAFGGKVIMTPPEAESGTDRIAQAAAQLQLEPNDLIVNVQGDQPLVHSESIEAVISPFTDDRYDGSFEMSTLSFKIVNEAEITSPKDVKLVTDVNGFALYFSRATIPHGRDYWDHDSYKHLGVYAYTKRFVDAFNELPMGHLENIEKLEQLRALEFGQKIKVVESLWDSPEVDVPGDIEIMEALLNAGH, translated from the coding sequence ATGAAAACCTATGTTTTTATTCCTGCGCGTTACGGTTCCTCTCGATTACCAGGCAAGCCTTTAAAACTGATTAATGGTAAACCAATGATTCAACACGTTTTTGAGCGCACTTCAAAAGCTAAAGGCATTGAAGCCGTCTATGTTGCAACAGATGATGATCGCATTAAAGATGCCGTTGAAGCCTTTGGTGGCAAGGTCATCATGACACCACCTGAAGCAGAATCAGGTACGGACCGCATCGCACAGGCAGCCGCACAACTTCAACTTGAACCGAATGATTTAATTGTTAATGTGCAAGGCGACCAGCCTTTAGTACATTCCGAGTCCATCGAAGCCGTTATTTCTCCTTTTACGGATGACCGTTATGATGGTAGTTTTGAAATGTCTACTCTGTCTTTCAAAATCGTTAATGAAGCAGAAATCACCAGCCCGAAGGACGTGAAATTGGTTACCGATGTCAATGGGTTTGCGCTTTACTTCTCGAGAGCAACCATTCCTCATGGTCGAGACTATTGGGATCACGATTCTTATAAGCACCTAGGGGTCTATGCTTACACCAAGCGTTTTGTTGATGCTTTTAACGAACTCCCAATGGGACACTTAGAAAATATCGAAAAACTTGAGCAACTTCGCGCACTGGAATTTGGTCAAAAAATCAAAGTCGTTGAAAGCCTTTGGGACTCACCAGAAGTTGATGTTCCTGGTGACATTGAAATAATGGAAGCCCTGCTTAACGCTGGACACTAA
- the rpoZ gene encoding DNA-directed RNA polymerase subunit omega, which produces MARVTVEDCLDQVENRFELVILGAKRARQLSNGAEPTLEWDKDKPTVMALRELAENTIDKDVVMSDPDTPPYFG; this is translated from the coding sequence ATGGCTCGTGTAACAGTAGAAGACTGCTTAGACCAAGTTGAAAATCGTTTTGAATTGGTTATTTTGGGTGCGAAGCGCGCCCGTCAACTATCTAACGGTGCAGAACCGACTTTGGAATGGGATAAAGACAAACCAACTGTCATGGCACTACGTGAATTGGCAGAGAACACTATCGACAAAGATGTGGTTATGTCTGACCCTGACACACCTCCTTATTTCGGTTAA
- the aroK gene encoding shikimate kinase AroK: MHKESIFLIGPMGVGKSTVGRFLSEKLHYDFVDSDHEIEAKTGATIPMIFDIEGEEGFRSREASVIDELTQRTETILATGGGAVLDPENRKHLRSRGFVVYLKSSVDALVQRTKHDRNRPLLQTDNPEQVLEDLMKKRDPLYMEVADLVIETEQTPVHRVVKQIVDKLEEEHLV, from the coding sequence ATGCATAAAGAAAGTATTTTTTTAATCGGTCCAATGGGGGTTGGGAAATCCACAGTAGGACGTTTTTTATCGGAAAAGTTGCATTATGATTTTGTGGACAGTGACCATGAAATCGAAGCCAAAACTGGCGCAACCATTCCGATGATTTTTGACATCGAAGGTGAAGAAGGATTTCGTTCCCGGGAAGCCAGTGTTATTGATGAGTTAACCCAACGTACTGAGACTATATTGGCAACTGGCGGTGGCGCTGTTTTAGATCCTGAAAATCGTAAGCACTTACGTTCACGTGGCTTTGTTGTTTATCTTAAATCATCGGTTGATGCTTTGGTGCAGCGTACAAAACATGATCGCAATCGACCATTGTTACAAACCGACAACCCTGAACAGGTGTTGGAAGACTTAATGAAAAAACGTGATCCACTCTATATGGAAGTGGCGGATTTGGTGATAGAAACTGAGCAGACGCCAGTTCATCGTGTGGTTAAACAAATCGTCGACAAGCTAGAAGAAGAACACCTTGTTTAA